One region of Sulfuriroseicoccus oceanibius genomic DNA includes:
- a CDS encoding dihydrolipoamide acetyltransferase family protein codes for MPTVIKMPKLSDTMTEGTLLKWNIQKGDSVEMGQIIAEVETDKATMEMEAFDDGIVHELYAAAGDKVAVGARMAVLLADGEDASAADNLSDDAPAEAPAAAEEAAPATSAAAPAAAPTSAPAAAAPAPAIADADVKIKISPLARKIAKAEGVALAALQGRGTGPGGRVTKADVLKAIEEGATAAPAAAPAAGAAPAATSALPTILPTVGEEDEVVPLSTMRKIIADRLLASKTQLPHFYLRVEIDAAPMMELRKQINASEAQRENGNKFSVNDFVLKAVVGAAQAVGDINASFNGDSIVKFAKVGLSVAVAVDDGLVTPVIKDAANKSLVEISKAVKDLAVRARDKKLKPDEFDGGTITVSNLGAWGIDHFDAIVNPPQAAIVSVGAIKQKPVVVNGELAVGTRMWIGLSADHRVVDGAVAATYLQEVVKRLESPALMLV; via the coding sequence ATGCCAACCGTTATCAAAATGCCAAAGCTCTCGGACACCATGACCGAGGGAACGCTGCTTAAATGGAACATTCAAAAGGGCGACTCGGTCGAAATGGGCCAGATCATCGCCGAAGTCGAAACCGACAAGGCGACCATGGAAATGGAAGCGTTTGACGACGGCATCGTGCACGAGCTCTACGCTGCCGCCGGCGACAAGGTCGCAGTCGGTGCCCGCATGGCGGTCCTGCTGGCTGACGGCGAAGACGCCTCGGCTGCCGACAACCTGAGCGACGACGCCCCGGCGGAAGCACCTGCCGCCGCAGAAGAAGCTGCTCCGGCAACGAGCGCCGCCGCACCTGCCGCTGCTCCTACCTCGGCTCCGGCCGCTGCTGCTCCAGCACCTGCCATCGCCGACGCCGACGTGAAGATCAAGATCTCGCCGCTCGCTCGCAAGATCGCCAAGGCCGAAGGCGTGGCTCTCGCCGCACTCCAAGGCCGCGGAACCGGCCCTGGCGGCCGCGTCACCAAAGCCGACGTCCTCAAGGCCATCGAAGAAGGTGCCACCGCAGCTCCTGCTGCAGCACCAGCTGCTGGCGCTGCTCCTGCCGCTACCAGCGCGCTTCCAACCATCCTCCCGACCGTCGGCGAGGAAGACGAGGTGGTGCCGCTTTCGACCATGCGCAAGATCATCGCCGATCGTTTGCTCGCGTCGAAGACCCAGCTCCCGCACTTCTACCTCCGCGTAGAGATCGATGCCGCTCCAATGATGGAGTTGCGCAAGCAGATCAACGCATCGGAAGCCCAGCGCGAGAATGGCAACAAGTTCTCGGTCAACGACTTCGTTCTCAAGGCCGTAGTCGGCGCAGCCCAGGCTGTCGGCGACATCAACGCCTCGTTCAACGGTGACTCGATCGTCAAGTTCGCCAAGGTCGGCCTCTCGGTCGCCGTGGCAGTGGACGACGGCCTCGTCACTCCTGTGATCAAGGACGCCGCCAACAAGTCGCTGGTCGAAATCTCGAAGGCAGTCAAGGACCTCGCCGTCCGCGCTCGCGACAAGAAGCTCAAGCCAGACGAGTTCGACGGCGGAACCATCACCGTTTCCAACCTCGGCGCCTGGGGCATCGATCACTTCGACGCCATCGTCAACCCACCACAGGCCGCGATCGTTTCGGTCGGCGCTATCAAGCAGAAGCCAGTCGTGGTCAATGGCGAACTCGCCGTGGGTACCCGCATGTGGATCGGCCTCTCCGCTGACCACCGCGTGGTCGACGGCGCGGTTGCCGCCACCTACCTGCAGGAAGTGGTCAAGCGCCTTGAGTCGCCTGCATTGATGCTCGTCTAA
- the lpdA gene encoding dihydrolipoyl dehydrogenase encodes MSYDLIVIGGGPAGYVGAIRAAQLGKKVAVVEMDRAGGTCLNWGCIPTKALLKNAELYHTLTHRADEFGIKIEGLSYDWEKVISRSRGVSDKLAGGIEFLFKKNKVDYIRGKGSIVGNGTIEVEDSEGKKQTVTARHILVATGCKSRELPPLPFNGTTVIGSKEALTLKKQPKEIVIIGAGAIGVEFAYFFNAYGTKVTIVEMLDQLLPVEDTDVSKALGRSFKKHKIGLKLGHKTVEAKADENGVELTLENVKNGKQTTLKADVALVAIGVQPVLPGGADKLELDRGYIKVNDRYETSIKNVYAVGDIIGPPWLAHTASYEAIQCVEGLYKEGHTPKRVGLFPGCTYCHPQVASIGLTERAAKEKGIAYKVGQFPFQAMGKAQAVGETEGFVKLIVGEEHGEILGAHIIGENATELIAEIGLGMELEVTVDEIESTIHAHPTLAEAIHEATSDVHNMAIHI; translated from the coding sequence ATGTCATACGATCTTATTGTTATTGGCGGCGGCCCTGCCGGATACGTGGGTGCCATTCGCGCAGCACAACTCGGTAAGAAGGTTGCCGTGGTGGAAATGGACCGCGCTGGCGGCACCTGCCTTAACTGGGGCTGCATTCCTACCAAAGCTCTCCTCAAGAACGCCGAGCTCTACCACACCCTGACCCACCGTGCCGATGAGTTCGGCATCAAGATCGAAGGTCTCTCCTACGACTGGGAAAAGGTGATCAGCCGCTCGCGCGGTGTGTCCGACAAGCTCGCCGGTGGTATCGAGTTCCTCTTCAAGAAGAACAAAGTCGACTACATCCGCGGCAAAGGCAGCATCGTCGGCAACGGCACCATCGAAGTCGAGGACTCCGAAGGCAAGAAGCAGACCGTCACCGCACGCCACATCCTCGTGGCCACCGGATGTAAGTCGCGCGAACTGCCACCACTTCCATTCAACGGCACCACAGTGATCGGCTCGAAGGAAGCTCTTACACTCAAGAAGCAGCCGAAAGAGATCGTGATCATCGGCGCCGGCGCAATCGGCGTTGAGTTCGCCTACTTCTTCAACGCCTACGGCACCAAGGTGACCATCGTTGAGATGCTCGACCAGTTGTTGCCAGTCGAAGACACCGACGTCTCGAAAGCTCTCGGTCGCTCGTTCAAGAAGCACAAGATCGGTCTCAAGCTCGGTCACAAGACCGTCGAAGCCAAAGCCGACGAAAACGGCGTCGAGCTCACGCTCGAGAACGTCAAGAACGGCAAGCAGACCACCCTCAAGGCAGACGTTGCTCTCGTCGCTATCGGCGTTCAGCCGGTGCTTCCTGGCGGTGCAGACAAGCTTGAGCTCGACCGTGGATACATCAAGGTCAACGACCGCTACGAGACCTCGATCAAGAACGTCTACGCAGTGGGCGACATCATCGGGCCACCATGGCTTGCACACACCGCATCGTACGAAGCCATTCAGTGCGTTGAAGGTCTCTACAAGGAAGGTCACACACCAAAGCGTGTCGGTCTCTTCCCTGGCTGCACCTACTGCCACCCACAGGTTGCGAGCATCGGTCTCACCGAGCGCGCCGCCAAGGAAAAGGGCATTGCCTACAAGGTGGGTCAGTTCCCATTCCAGGCCATGGGTAAAGCCCAGGCTGTGGGCGAGACCGAAGGCTTCGTCAAACTCATCGTTGGTGAGGAGCACGGCGAAATCCTCGGTGCTCACATCATCGGCGAAAACGCAACCGAACTCATCGCTGAGATCGGCCTCGGTATGGAGCTGGAAGTGACCGTCGACGAAATCGAGTCGACCATCCACGCCCACCCAACGCTCGCGGAAGCCATCCACGAAGCGACCAGCGACGTCCACAACATGGCAATCCACATCTAA
- a CDS encoding inositol monophosphatase family protein gives MTPELVQQVTTRLDRIESMLPELESYLVELQQGELEIDSKLNDFDLVTHADLASEKRLVEFIREHFPTDGIVAEEGSQDADEATRSDGFRWVLDPIDGTVNFANGLPMWAISIGLLHEGVQVGAIVSAPSLHLRYRAAKGQGATCNGRPISVNEKSPLAKGIVVTGFPYDRAKRAEPLCDALGNMLRTAGGVRRLGAAALDFCLVADGRFTGYYEMALKPWDTAGGTLIVQEAGGRVTDLAGGDYEIFESQAVVATNGLVHDQLIEAAAPLLRAIAID, from the coding sequence ATGACGCCCGAACTCGTTCAACAAGTCACCACTCGTCTTGATCGCATCGAATCGATGCTGCCGGAGCTGGAAAGCTATCTGGTGGAGCTGCAACAGGGGGAGCTGGAAATTGACAGCAAGCTCAACGACTTCGATCTGGTCACGCATGCTGACCTCGCCAGCGAGAAGCGGTTGGTGGAATTTATCCGCGAGCACTTCCCCACCGATGGCATTGTCGCCGAGGAAGGGTCTCAGGATGCAGACGAAGCCACCCGTAGCGATGGCTTCCGCTGGGTGCTCGATCCGATTGATGGCACGGTCAACTTCGCCAACGGCTTGCCGATGTGGGCAATTTCCATCGGTCTGCTCCACGAGGGCGTGCAGGTCGGGGCCATTGTGTCCGCTCCGAGTCTTCACCTTCGCTACCGCGCGGCGAAGGGCCAAGGTGCCACCTGTAATGGACGCCCGATTTCTGTGAATGAGAAATCTCCACTGGCCAAAGGGATCGTGGTGACCGGGTTCCCCTACGACCGCGCCAAGCGCGCCGAGCCATTGTGCGACGCATTGGGCAACATGCTGCGCACTGCGGGCGGCGTGCGCCGTCTCGGAGCCGCAGCGCTCGACTTCTGCCTCGTTGCGGATGGTCGCTTCACTGGCTACTACGAAATGGCACTGAAACCCTGGGACACCGCAGGCGGTACGCTCATCGTTCAAGAAGCTGGAGGCCGCGTGACCGACCTCGCTGGCGGCGATTACGAAATCTTCGAGAGCCAGGCGGTGGTCGCGACCAATGGTTTGGTCCATGACCAACTCATCGAAGCCGCAGCGCCATTGTTGCGCGCGATCGCGATTGATTAA
- a CDS encoding DEAD/DEAH box helicase, whose protein sequence is MKFSDLRLHPDVLRAIDDAGYTHPTPIQRSAIPRVLAGKDVLGIAQTGTGKTAAFTLPMIHRLLKETPRAEGTRALIIAPTRELAMQIDENVRKYSAHTDLSIGAVVGGVGESPQIEALDKGADIIIATPGRLSDLIADGHGKFGALEFLVLDEVDRMLDMGFLPQVKEVTRGFPRKRQTLLFSATLAKPVREITGHFLKEPSIIEIGKQATPADTVDQSVVNVEPHLKQALLEHLLEDHNFYTVLVFASMKQDAEDLGKRLAKSGVSVAVLHGDRSQNQRSRALDDFRSGKIRVLVATDVAARGIDVDGVTHVINYDFPRKNDDYVHRIGRTGRAGENGRAITFVTHRDRDGLRRLERFIERTLPRDEVAGFDFDQFPPEHHLGPRRSKPKRSADPRDVKRAEEKEKAKNRRKPVKRKAPAKKVARKSAPKKRRR, encoded by the coding sequence ATGAAGTTTTCCGATCTCCGCCTTCACCCGGATGTGCTCCGCGCCATCGACGACGCAGGCTATACCCACCCTACCCCGATTCAGCGCAGTGCGATTCCCCGTGTGCTGGCGGGCAAGGACGTGCTGGGCATCGCGCAGACGGGCACCGGCAAGACTGCGGCCTTCACGCTGCCGATGATCCATCGCTTGCTCAAAGAGACGCCACGCGCCGAAGGTACTCGTGCGCTTATCATTGCACCTACCCGCGAGCTGGCGATGCAGATCGACGAGAACGTGCGCAAGTATTCCGCGCATACGGACTTGAGCATCGGAGCGGTCGTGGGGGGGGTGGGCGAGAGCCCGCAGATCGAGGCGCTCGACAAGGGCGCCGACATCATCATCGCAACGCCGGGGCGTCTCAGCGATCTGATCGCTGACGGTCACGGAAAGTTCGGCGCGCTTGAGTTCCTCGTCCTCGACGAGGTCGACCGCATGCTCGACATGGGCTTCCTGCCACAGGTGAAGGAAGTGACGCGCGGCTTCCCACGCAAACGCCAGACATTGCTTTTCTCCGCCACCTTGGCCAAGCCGGTGCGTGAGATCACCGGTCATTTCCTCAAGGAGCCGTCGATCATTGAAATCGGCAAGCAGGCGACTCCGGCCGATACTGTCGATCAATCGGTGGTGAACGTGGAGCCGCACCTGAAGCAGGCGCTTTTGGAGCATTTGCTTGAGGACCACAATTTCTACACCGTACTCGTTTTCGCCAGCATGAAGCAGGACGCGGAGGATCTCGGCAAGCGTCTCGCGAAGTCGGGAGTCTCGGTGGCTGTGCTCCATGGCGACCGCAGCCAGAACCAGCGCAGCCGGGCGCTTGATGATTTCCGCTCGGGTAAGATCCGCGTGCTCGTGGCCACCGACGTGGCGGCCCGCGGCATCGACGTCGATGGCGTGACGCATGTGATCAACTATGACTTTCCTCGCAAGAACGACGACTACGTTCATCGCATCGGTCGTACCGGACGCGCTGGTGAGAATGGCCGTGCGATCACGTTTGTGACCCACCGCGACCGCGATGGGCTGCGTCGTCTTGAGCGGTTTATCGAGCGGACGTTGCCACGTGATGAGGTGGCTGGATTCGACTTTGATCAGTTCCCCCCCGAGCACCATCTCGGGCCGCGCCGTAGCAAGCCAAAGCGCAGCGCGGATCCACGCGACGTGAAGCGCGCGGAGGAGAAGGAAAAGGCGAAGAACCGCCGCAAGCCGGTGAAGCGCAAAGCGCCGGCGAAGAAGGTCGCCCGCAAGTCCGCGCCGAAGAAACGCCGCCGATAG